A region from the Cellvibrio sp. PSBB006 genome encodes:
- the argE gene encoding acetylornithine deacetylase, with translation MTFNAKQYQQQLQQLVAIPSVSCAVPEWDMPNLPVIELLATWLDEMGLRTRIMPLKQQGKANLIATLGEGDGGLVLAGHSDTVPYDTHRWQSDPFKLTEKDGKLFGLGATDMKGFFPVVIEAIKPFLKMPLKHPVIILATADEESSMSGARALAASGTPKGRYAVIGEPTELVPVRMHKGIMMEAVRVQGRSGHSSNPALGRSALDCMNQVMNELIALRAELQSRYRNPGFAVAVPTLNLGCIHGGDGANRICAECELHFDLRLLPGMDNDEMRSIIQQRLSPIAQATGTDIILSSLFEGVDAFAEDEHSALIQTCEALTGNRSESVAFATEAPFMQQLGMQTVVLGPGSINQAHQPDEFIDTRQIEPATAIIRGLIQKFCLE, from the coding sequence ATGACTTTTAATGCCAAACAATACCAACAGCAATTACAACAACTGGTCGCCATTCCATCGGTGAGTTGCGCTGTGCCCGAATGGGACATGCCAAACTTGCCGGTTATCGAACTGCTGGCGACCTGGCTGGATGAAATGGGATTGCGCACCCGAATTATGCCGTTGAAACAGCAGGGCAAAGCAAATTTAATTGCCACCCTCGGAGAGGGTGACGGTGGATTAGTTTTGGCCGGGCACAGCGATACCGTACCCTACGACACGCATCGCTGGCAGAGTGATCCATTTAAATTAACCGAGAAAGATGGCAAGCTTTTTGGCTTGGGCGCCACAGACATGAAAGGATTTTTCCCTGTTGTCATTGAAGCAATAAAACCATTCTTAAAAATGCCACTGAAACACCCCGTGATTATTCTTGCCACTGCCGATGAAGAGAGCAGTATGAGCGGCGCGCGCGCGCTGGCCGCAAGTGGCACACCCAAAGGGCGCTATGCTGTTATCGGCGAACCGACGGAATTGGTTCCGGTGCGCATGCATAAAGGCATCATGATGGAGGCAGTTCGCGTACAAGGTCGCAGCGGCCACTCTTCCAATCCGGCCCTGGGCAGGAGTGCACTTGATTGCATGAATCAGGTTATGAATGAATTGATAGCTTTGCGCGCTGAATTACAATCACGTTATCGCAATCCCGGTTTTGCTGTAGCTGTCCCGACTCTGAATCTGGGCTGCATACACGGTGGCGACGGCGCAAACCGCATTTGTGCTGAATGCGAATTACATTTTGATCTGCGGTTATTGCCCGGCATGGATAATGATGAAATGCGCAGCATTATTCAGCAACGATTGAGTCCTATCGCCCAGGCAACCGGCACGGATATTATTTTGTCTTCCCTGTTTGAAGGCGTGGATGCTTTTGCTGAAGATGAACATTCTGCGCTAATCCAAACCTGCGAAGCGCTCACGGGTAATCGCAGCGAAAGCGTGGCGTTTGCAACTGAAGCGCCGTTTATGCAACAGCTGGGTATGCAAACGGTGGTACTCGGACCTGGCTCGATCAATCAGGCACACCAGCCGGATGAATTTATTGACACACGGCAAATTGAACCGGCAACCGCTATTATTCGTGGCTTGATACAGAAATTTTGCCTTGAATAG